The genomic DNA tgccgataaacttaacgagtgcatgatcttatgcatcaattgtatttattttgttaaaaattacttcaaaaattatttcaagaattatttcaaatacggccaatttctgtaaatgaattgcccgggcgctgtggataaaaaaagaaaaaacaattccgCGGACGtctgaactgccgtacaaaatattgcaaaaagatcgccaatatctatgaatttggtattattttcaaaaagattaataaataaatcagttaaatgtataaatctgaacaagttgatgcaagaatcgggcattattaaagcacgagaatcgaaacatgaatgaaaattttcaaggCGTTATGATCATGCACCTGATAAATTTACGAGTTTTGGACgcgtaaatttcggataaaaatttaaaggcgactttttcatagctaagtttatactttatttagaaattcatgaaaataataatgcaataatcaattacattaaataatTACAGCAAGAAccatagaaagtggatatatatatataggcagtAAACTGAAAACTAGGCCgaatcttctccttaaattcctcaatttctccctaaattctgttgagggagaagtcacttctccctaaaattttgacctaggatgatccctgataGTGATTGTAATATATGGAATTTTAATCTGCCCACCTTTGGGAACATAAAAAGAACAGCCCAATCtatgtttgtaaaacatgcttAAGGGAGCTGGAAAGTGGCCTTTACAAGTGGCATATCTATCCACAGgttaaaatacaacaaatgttaAGTTGGAAATGAAGCTGCTGAGGTAGTGGTCTTTAGGTTTACCTGTCCTGAAGCTTATACATGGCATATATTGTTGATCTAAACATGTTATCTAATAACCTTAAGATTTTAATTTTCCTGTACCAACCTGCAATAGATGCCGTTATAAGACATGTAACAATTCCTCCCAGTAAGGACCTTAACACTATAGTGGCAAGGTCACCACGCCTCTCAGGGGCCATAGGTCCAAGAGCTCCTAGCTGGATCCCTATTGAACTCAGATTCGAAAATCCACATAGAGCGTATGTTGCTATCACCTGAGATctcatctgaaaaaaaattgtttacaaattcAGAAAAATAGGACTTACTCCCATTTTGTGACATATCATATGAAATTCCCAGCTTGCAAGCTTCATCTGTTGCGCTATAGAGAGGATTTCATAcagtttcattgaaaataaacaaatacactGTCCTGTTTTCTcggaaaaaaagaacaaattttcTGTGTATATACTGCTTGGCAGAAGTCATGGGGATGAGCATAATCCTCAAGTTGCATAATTGCATAATAAAACTACAACTGAAAAAGTTGTACTAAGGTTATTTGTTAAATCTTGACAACATATTCTAGTCTGGCTTTAAAAAGACATGTACAACTCATCTGTTAAATTCTTgtttcaacaaaaaacaaacttactGAGATGAGTTCCCCAGTGCAAGCAAGTCTGTTCTCCATGAATTTGGACAGTTCCTTGTAAGCCACAAACTCGTTGAGGAATGTCTTTATTCCAACTAATTCTCCGACTACACCAGCATCTGACCACTGAACTCCCATCATATATGCTATAGGCATAAACACATACGAACAGATCATCTGgaaaatataaactaaattgtAATATTGCAAGATTAATGTGCATGTACAGCAGGGCACCTAGTTATACAGCTGGAGGTATACTGCACTTTCTTCAGTACAAGTCACTGGGACTGGTATACTAATGTCTCATAAACTTTTATAATCTTTGTTTATGTCTCTTAAATCAGGAgtgaatttcaaaaacatttttaattgaccCAGACTAAAAAATATGACAAGCAAAATcctaatatatatcattttcagaaaCTTTCAGATTAATTAAAGTTCAAATAAACCTAACACAAAATTGTAATGTTTTCTATTCAGATTCATGTTATTCACAGTACAAGACTAGTACTTAATGACGATTGCAAGTTTTTGAAAACTTGTTAAGATTAAACAGAATCCTTTTACAACATACctcataataatttataaaagatTAAATAGTATCCGTCACATAATGTTTGATACTAGATCTGTGAGAACAGCTCCTTAATATCTCCAGCTtaatctttaataatatcaatagTTCATTTTCAAAAGTATCATTGGTTCACCTGTAATCATTGGTTCATCTTAAAtaataccattttattttttttcctgttttactGGAGTAAGTTTGTATCTATATAGCTCTATAATGAATAAAGCCTGGAAGATTATTTTGAAGTAGAAGTCAGTACTGCCACCCTTGCTATGTACTTATCAGTTATAGTCAGCTCATGATGTCATATTGAGCAGCTGACATGATGACATCATATCCTGGTCCAAAGGTTATAAAAGTAAgcttggagaccagtctcagaaacTGCCTTGCCATTTGGCTAAGAGTTATAAAAGTAAGCTTGGGAACCAGTCTCAGAAAACTGCCTTGCCATCTGGCTAGGAGTTATAAAAGTAAGCTTGGGAACCAGTCTCAGAAAACTGCCTTGCCATCTGGCTACGAGTTATAAAAGTAAGCTTGGGAACCAGTCTCAGAAAACTGCCTTGCCATCTGGCTAAGAGTTATAAAAGTAAgcttggagaccagtctcagaaaaCTGCCCTGCCATTTGGAATAAGAGTTAGAAAAGTAAGCttgaagaccagtctcagaaAACTGCCTTGCCATTTGACTCAGAGTTATAAAAGTAAgcttggagaccagtctcagaaaaCTGCCCTGCCATTTGGAAAAAGTTATAAAAGTAAGCTTGGGAACCAGACTAAAAAAActgccttgccattggtcaatttcaaataattatgtgctcagaaacagccaatcagctggatttttagactggtctccaaaatcATGTTTATAATGTTGGTTCCAGTTCACTggcatttattttttgaaaatttaatcaaaCAAAATAGTCGATGATTTACCTGGAAGGAGAGTTCTGGATGACACAAGAAGCTACCAAACCAGGACAGCATAGCATTGACAAATGCCAACATGGCAAGAAAGGCAATCAGGTTGGCAGCAATGTTGGCAACAAGCTTGATGGAAGCTGATGCTCCTGCTGCTGCTGCCTCAAGAATATTTCTCTCCTTCCTGAAATTACAAATGTactcatttgtaaatattttactgtatttttagttGCTTTAACTTCTAGTCACACTCACTTATAAGGTTGGTGTGATCACCTGTATTTTCAATTATGACATCTTTTAAgccattcttgaaaaaaaaggatCAGGTTAGAAATATAGCTCttcttaaaattaaatttcaccCCACATCAAAAGCTCAAACAGAAATTAACATCTACATTGCTGCCTAGAGGTTACACTAATATCTCTAAATGAAAACCAGCTGTGGAGAAAACTCTATTTTGTCATGCCTAAATGTCTGTTTTATGTTCACATGAAAGTTGTCAGTTTTACATTCTATTTAAAGACATATGGTAGTGGccgattttatttaatgttttggaTTACGATTCTAGTTTTGTGGATAGGTACAATATAGAAGTCTATGACAATCTGTCACCTATATACAATAAATTCTAAGCATTCACCTTTCTCCAAGATCAACGTCGGAGAGTTTTCGTATTTGACTGGTTTCTGTCTCTGGATAGAGTAACTTGGAAACAGCAAGTGCACATGGTGCATTCATCACAGAAGCACATAATAAATGTTCTGGTGGGACCTGAAACAGATACTGGTGCATTCTTCACTCATACACATAATACTATGTAAATTTGAAGTGAATTTAATGCAACTTGGTATAATACATGTCTATAAGAAGAAATGATAGGGTACAATAAGCATAAATCTTCACTGTGAATGGCAGTGTAGGAACACAAATGAAGAGCAGAAAAATGATGTATAAAATAATCTCTTAGGCTAAATGCGGAAGGTACATCAGTTTTAACCATTCAAAGGCATTTAGTGGAAGTATGAAccacatttagtgatagctcttaACTAAGTTACCTGGAACTTGTGCCTACTGTTTAATCATAGGTTTgtccttgatttctctttaaacaTAACACAAGATACTCTAAAAttcaaaatgtgtgtgtgtgtgtgttcgggtttaacgtctttctcaacaatttttcagtcatatgaacgacggtgtctacttgtagcagtgagcacaatgcccaaatttatagtgctacctcactggaatatcacgccgtagacacatgacatgataccccacccagtcgcattatactgacacctggctgaccagtcctagtactatcctctaaatgctgagcgccaagcgaggaagctactagtaccattttttacgtctttggtatgatgcggccagggatcgaacccacgacctcccgcactcgaagcggacgctctaccactaggctaccgaggcggtaaaaaaaaaaaattcaaaatgatccTACTGCCAACCCTTGAGACCTAATGTATAAATCATATCTGGATTTAAGGTAACAGACCTGTAATGGCACCAGGCAGTTTCTGTGTGATTATGTGTTCATGTTATTCCATTTGTCATTCTTTGATTGCAAATGTAGCTCAACAGGCAAATGACTTTCCATATACTCGATCAGGAAGTGTCAAAATAGCATACGGAGATTATGTGAACTGCTGATTGTTATTAAGGACCAGCAACCTTAAGAAAGTTGAAATTCATGCACAACACTgatgtgaattttattttttttatttacatttatttacaggTTGTATATAATCTGTATTTTACCCCAAAGGAAATGTATGCTGCCATTACTCCACCAGCTATTGTAGCAAATCCTCCAGTCATCACAGCATTCAGCTCTGACTTCGTCATCAATGGCATGAATGGTCGAATCATAATCGGGGCTTCCGACTGTAATAGAAAACAATACAATCGTGGAAACAGCATTGACACCAAGTAAGTATTCATGTATTGTGGTTTAAATGAGTTAAAAGTAAAACATTCTGCATAAAATTGAACAAGACAATGAAACAATGctataaaatgttttacagatgattttttaaaaaatattttttaaatatttttcatgttagAGCCCATAAATTTGGTATGTGGggtatttgttttatattgtctTACATTCCCAAAGCAAAGTCTTGTCTTCTCTATTTACAAAACTTTGCATCTAGAATAATATATCCCTGTGAATTCAGAGACATATCttcaaaatttaacagaaatgaaCATGAAAATGACAAAGTTCACTTATTTTTCATCTGTGCTTATTTCTTCATCTAGATCTTAAATACCAAAATGAGGGATATCATCATAATTTGAAATTCTATATGTTGGATCATATTACagaaataatggaaataaaaataactgtttaaaataACTCCATAGTTATTACTACTGgcgatatataaaatattaacttaTTTTAGTATATGGTtcatataaaactgttaaattcagtaaaatgttGCCACAAGTTTAAGTTAGAGGGTTAAACTGTTTAAATAAGAAGATATCTGCAAGCACAACTGACGGAAAATCTCACATTTCAAGGAAAGTCTTACAAGACACTTAAATACATACTACATTTAATCTACAAACTGAACTGGCAGATAAAATGCTATTCATGACTTATCAAATGCTACCAAATGACTAATTCTTTAAGCTAACAATGGATCACTGATTATGTGTGCTAATCTTCCAATTTCAAAAGCCATGGAATGTTTAAGCAAGGtcttaaaatatctattttgtaCATGATAGAGTATATTGtctatcatttaaaaacattgactTCTTTATTTCACGatcaataattattacaatacacTAATGATACACAGAAGTCATTTAATGGCAGAAAATAGGAAAATTAATGCACTTTCAtgtacaaataataaataagacaTGAAGgaggaaattaaaaaaagttttcactAAACTTTAAAATATCTGCTGATAAGGAATGAGTGGAAATTAACTAGTTTTCATGCAAGTTTTGCAAAAGTTTTTACTTCCtgaaattttaaagaacaaaagCAATGATTTGAATGGAGATATCCTTTTAAAGATTCAGACCACAAAACAGTTATTAACTAGGGTTAATACAAAAGCCAAATGTAAAACCTCATggaatattttacatttacaaaCTAAAATATGCAGTATTTATTGTGTGAATGAGGaatgaataagaaaataaaacacggGATTGTCTTACAGGAATGGAGattttatttaaagtataatGTGCTTTTGACATttcttcaatgaaatataattatgaacCAAAAAGGAGAAAATATAGCAGCATTTACAGTGTTCTTACTGATTGTAGTGAACGCCGTGGGTCTAGGTATACCTGTGTGGTATAACAAGGAACACATGCACAGTGTGAACACTACCATAGAGAAACCTAACTGTATTGTGCACGTAAACATTAGGGAAGGCTTGTGGCAGAGGTACTGCCTGGAGAGCAGAGTGGAGAACTGTGAACTTGATGTTCAAGGTTGGTTACATAAGTCTCTATACTCTTATACGATCATACATAAATAAAGATACTTTTCAATAAAGTTTTGAAAGttaaacataaacaagagggccatgaaggccctgtattgctcacctgacctactgacctaaagattatcaagattaaaattctgaccaagtttcattaagatatggtcataaatgtgtcctctagaatgttaactactttttcctttaatttgaccaagtgacctagtttctgaccccacatgacccagattccaacttgacctaaagatcatcaaaattaacagtctgaccaagtttcatgaagatacagtcataaatgtggcttctagattgttaacaagctttacttctgatctgacctggtgacctagtttttgaccccacctgacccagattagaacttaaaattaagatcattaagattaacgttctggccaagtttcataaagatacggtcataaatgtggtctctagagtgttcactagcttttcctttgatttgacctggtgacctagtttttgaccccacatgatccagattgaAACTTAACCTTAAGaccttcaagattaacattctgaccaagtttcattaaaataaggtcataaatgtggcctctagagagttaactagtttttcctttgatttgacctggtgacgtagtttCTGAATCcactttacctagattttaacttgacctaaagatcatcaaggtttacatactgaccaagtttcataaagataaaatcatgaatgtggcttctagagtgttaactagttttttctttgatttgacccagtgacctagtttttgaccccacctgacccagataagaacttgacctatagatcatcaagattaacattctgaccaagtttcattaacatatgatcctaaatgtggcttctagagtgttaactagcttttcctttgatttgacctggtgacctagtttttaaacccacatgacccagattcgaacatggcctaaagatcatcaagattaatattctgattgagtttgatgaagatatagtcacaaatgtggcatctagagtgttaacaagctttatttttgatttgacctggtgacctagtttttgaccccacatgacccagataagaacttgacctaaagatctgaccaagtttcatgaagatacatcataaatgtggcctctagagtgttaagcttttccttagatttgacctggcgacctagtttttgaacccagatgacccaatatcgaactcatccaagattttattgagagtaatattctgacaaagtttcattaagattgaaccaaaattgtgacctctagagtgttaacaagcttttcctttgatttgacctggtgacctactttttgagctcagatgacccaatatcgaactcgtccaagattttattgagggtaacattctgacaaagtttcattaagattgggccaaaattgtgacaaattgttgacgacgacggacggacgatggacacagggcgatcacaaaagctcaccttgagcactttgtgctcaggtgaactataAAAAAGAAtcagaaaattacataaataatagaaattctgattcaaaatgaaataaactaatTTGGctttcttttctaaataattttaGATGCTCTTGATTTATTATCAAAAGTCTGTTTTGATGaggtataaacaaaataaaaaagtgtcaAAAATACTGCAAGACAAGTTTTGTTATCTAAAACTGCAATGTTGACTCTTTCTGGACATCTTACATAGGAAAGagcaagaagaaaaaaaaattcattgacAGCAATTTTTCAATGATTAAATACATTGTTGGCTATAGAATCAAAACAATtagatgttttcttttaaattcaaaacatagTACAATACAGGGTAGAGGCAGCAAAAACCAGAgcttatttttcatataaaacgtACATCTCCCACTACTTAACATGTagacattgtaaaatgccacCAATTAAGGGCAATAACACTCTTTTCCATTTCAGAATGGTGTGACAATCTAGATTTTCCAGTGTACAATGACTTTGTGATAGCAACAGAAATATGTGGAGATCTAATTCTATTGTTTGTGTTTGGAACAATTATTCGCAGCAAATGTCGGAAAAAATCATTCCACCTTGAGATGGTGGGGGCAGAGGCAGGTTTAGGAGGTAAGAATTTCCATACTTGCAAGTGTGatattgtgacattttcagtACACAGTATGTTTGTATATTGAAATATCACTATAAGGGGTGAATTTCTAAGTCTATTAATGCTATAGTTCAACATACATCAAAATGAAAACTGATTTAAATATTATACTGCACCATTCCGGTAACATGCTACTTAATGGAAAAGGAAACTAAATATTGGACACAGTTTTGTTCAGGATTGTTCTTATTTACATCTTACATTAAcaatcattaacccttaccctactaactttctataatgaacttgcccatctttcaatgtggacagtactattaactgttaaaagaggtgctagctaaaaagatagtgactgaatggcgaacaatgcagatcatgatcagactgcacagatgtgcaggctgatcatgatctacactggttgcaaaggcagcaTCAATCatatccagcatggtaagggttaataggtACAATTGAAACTATATCTCAGACTCGCTCATCTCAAAATTCCAGCTGTCTCAAGGATATTTTCAAGTCCAGTCCCAAAAACATAggttcaaaatattatttttagtcGAATTTTGGCTATCTCAAACTAAAATACTCAGTCCCCTAAAATTCGAGATATAGAGTTTCAATTGTATATAGCTTAATAAGACACAGCCCAAATTCACTCTAGAGGTTATAGACAAACATTATTAACAAATCACACGACTTTGAATGCAAGATATTGTATTCCATTATTTAGCATCAGCACATACAAAGTCATTTTAGccttttctgattttgtttgtatttgtagGAGTGCTTATGATCGTTGGTGTTCTAGTCTATGCAGCAGCAGACAGTGAGATTGGTTACCAGGCAACAGACCTCCATGTTGGATGGGGACTATGTTTGAGTGCAGGAGGAACTGCAGTGTTGTTGTGTATATACTGTATGTGTAAACATGTAAAAGCTATACCCACAATGCCTGCTGGATACTTCCCTAtagatgatgaagatgatgaattAATGTTAATGGATATATAACAAaccaacagacggacagacagacattATATACAGTTACTGTTATAACTGCAATATCAATTGCAAAAGTAAAAACTGCAAATGTTTTGtgaattaaatatttgttatatttatatcTGTAGAGGTTGTATAAATTCCCTTTTATTCCTAGTAGCTAATTTTTGTATGCCGAGATGAAACAACTAACAAGTCTAAAAGGATTTCACACGCATGCTACACTATGCAGAATTTAGGT from Mercenaria mercenaria strain notata chromosome 11, MADL_Memer_1, whole genome shotgun sequence includes the following:
- the LOC123531483 gene encoding uncharacterized protein LOC123531483 isoform X3, with amino-acid sequence MNQKGENIAAFTVFLLIVVNAVGLGIPVWYNKEHMHSVNTTIEKPNCIVHVNIREGLWQRYCLESRVENCELDVQEWCDNLDFPVYNDFVIATEICGDLILLFVFGTIIRSKCRKKSFHLEMVGAEAGLGGVLMIVGVLVYAAADSEIGYQATDLHVGWGLCLSAGGTAVLLCIYCMCKHVKAIPTMPAGYFPIDDEDDELMLMDI